The Stieleria maiorica genome includes the window GCAATGCGACTAAAATACCGATGATCGCGATCACGACGAGCAACTCGAGCAGCGTGAAAGCGTTGCGGCAGGAACGCAATGGGTGAAAGTTCATCTCGAATCTCCTTGTTCTATTGATGGGCACCGATCCGTGATTCAGTGGTCCGTGATTCCAATACCCCGCACAGCACCGTCGAGCACAGGTTTAGGCTCGACGACGCCTCACGAGAAAGCCGGTCGCGGCCAATGCGATTGCCGCAAAGCTGCTCGGTTCTGGAATGGCGGTCACGTTTCCGACCACAAACCTGAACGTTCCCGTGTCGGTCGCAAATCCGCCGGGCAAGCTACTGTTGAACGCGGTTGCAGTGAGTTGGATGTCATAGACACCTTCTTCCGTGAAGCCCCAGTTGTAGTGGTCGTGACTTCCGACACCTGCGATCGACAACGTATCGCTGGGGCCACCGATGACCCCGTCGTTGGTTTGCATAAATACAGACGGTGTAAATCCGCCCTGCCACAAGGCAAACTGGCCGGGGCCGGAAAAGCCAGTCATTTCGAAGCTCGCCGAATTAAACGGTGCGTCAAGCTCCTCGGTCGCGATCCCGAGAAACGGCAGCCCACCGGCGTTGCTTTGTGGCAAGATCCAGACCGGATCACCGGTGTCCAACCCGAGAAAGGAGATCGGACCGGGAGCGCCGCCGGCGTACAACGCGTCATTGGTAACCCGCACCACCGCCTCACTCGGATCATATTCAACGCCCCCGACGACACCCGTTGGATTGCCGTCCAGGATCGCGTCGCTGCCAAAGTGATAGTGCAGGTGAAGCTCCCCGTCCTCATACGCGAGTCCGATATCGGAATGTCCGGCCGAATACTCCACGACGTCCGCCGCTGCGTTTCCCGCGAATGCAAAAACCACTCCAACCAAGCAAATGCGTGCCGATGTGATGATGAAACGATTCATCTTCGTTTACTCCAAAGAAAACTGATTCAATAAATGAGTGAGTCGCTCGTCAATCATCCGCGCAGTAGCGACCTCAATCCCGCGCGCGAGTCACAAAACTGCCTCAACGGCGACCCCAAGAACGTGCCTTAGCCGTGGACAGATCTTCTAATTGGTGCGTGGTCCGGCAACGAACCGGTCTGTCGATCTGCCTTGCCGACGCTTCGGGTTTCTCTGGAAACAACAGGCCGAAACGGCGCAGGCAGAGGCGAAAACGAATTCGACAACCGTTGGTGTCTAGGCTTTAGGTGATGCCATGTCGCTGCGATGCAGTGACAGCGGTCGGCTAAGGCCTGCACACCAACATTGATGCCGGTGCGGTTCACGCCAGAGACGTCTCGCGCGAGGAGACCGGTGGACCGCGGGGGCGAGAAATCTTAAGTGGCTGCGATTCAGCTTTGAGGGAAGAAACAACCTGCTGACTGCCAAGACATCGGCATCCACACGAAGCCGCTCGGACCTCCCACGCGACGCCGTTTGGCATCGTCAATCGCTGACAGACCGCACAGGAATCGGGGCAATCACCCTTTTGAGATCCATCAACATCCAGTCGAGGTGAATCGTCGCGACTTCCGGTCGGTTCGCAGTGGTCGCGGGCGCAATGGCGGCAACCATGTGTTGGCCCGACCAACACAGTCGTCGGCGTGCCGACCGCAGTACGAATTCGACATTCGCATTCGGCAACATGCATCCACACCGGAACGTGACCAATGCTCACCAGAGCACAAATCACGGTCGCGACGATGGATCGGAATGCGGAAGTCATCTGGGCGGGTAGCGGTGGGAGCGTTAGGCGGATCGCGCAAACCATGCGATCCAAACCGATGACAGCTATCGTACCGACGACGTTGTGGGTTTGCAATCGCTTTGCAACTGCATTTTTATCTCCGAATGCCGTGAGGCCGATTGGAGATGCGGGAAACCGGTGTCCCGGGGGATACCATTGGAGTCATCCGTCTGACGGCCGTCCTCGTGCACTGCGACATCCTTGCACTGCGACATCCTTGCACAGCGCCATCCGTGCACTGCGCCATCCGTGCACTGCGCCATCATTCTGCCCCGAATCATTCTGCCTGCCCTCTCCTCGTTTTCGCGGGCGGGACGGCACGCGCGACTGGTTGACCCGGCGGACAAACAGTCCTACACTTGCACAGTCCTGCAATTGTTTAGTCGAGAGAATGTTGAGTTCGCGAGCCAAACCCAAACCGACGGACGATGATTCGCCGAGTTGCCGAGACGTGGACCACGAGCACCTTCCGGTGGGGGTGAACGACTCTGCCTGTGAGCGTGCGGCGGCGATTTTCCGCGCCCTCGGTGATCCGCAACGGCTACGGTTGCTGATCATGTTGGAGGCCCGGTCGTGTTGCGTCTCGGAACTCGCCCGCGCTCTGGACGAACCGTTGCCCGCGATTTCACAGCGTTTGCGTGTGCTCAAAAGCGAACGGGTCGTCCGATCCCGACGCGAGGGCAAGCACGTTTATTACAGCCTGGCCGACGGGCACATTTCGCGATTGGTGACCAACGGGGTCATGCACGCGATGGAAGACGTTTGACGACGTTTCAACCTACTTCTTGGAGAGTAAGATGGCACACGTTCATGAACATCATGATCACCAACACGGTCCCGATTGTGAACACACCGGCATCCAGCACGGTGACCATGTCGATTACCTTCACGACGGTCACCTGCACCATGTCGACAATGATGGAACCGTGGTCGAGCATAAGTTGGAGGTAACCGAGACCAATCCCGATGTGTGCACGCCCGCACACAATTGTGGGTGTCACGAATCAGGTCACGTCCATGGTCCGGGATGCGGCCACGAACCTGTTCCGCACGGTGATCACATCGACTATCTTGTGGATGGACATTTGCACCACCCCCATGGTGACCATTGCGACGACCACGGCCCGGTGTCGGTGGTCAGCTGATCTGGCTGCAAACGATCAAGGTACAAGAGCGTGCCTGATCAAATCGCGCATTTGACTTTTCTACCGCGGTTGTCTTGGGCCGGAACCGGATGCCGCCAGCGACGCATGTCCGATTCAAACGTTCCATGAAACGACAATCAAGCTCCACCGATTCCACGAAAGACGTGATCCGCGCGGTCGGATTGCGTGCCACTCCGGCGCGACTCGCCACGCTGCAGATGTTGCGCGAGGCGGTCTCGCCGATGACGCATGCGGAAGTCGCCGAGCGATTGGCCGAAAACGGCGTCGATAAAGCGACGGCATTTCGCAACCTGAACGACATGACCGACGCGGGATTGCTTCGCCGCACCGAACTCGGTGATCACGTCTATCGCTTCGAAGAGATTCGCCCCGGCGAAGACTCCGACGCACACCCGCACTTCCTGTGCACCGTCTGCGGGACGGTTTCCTGCTTGGACAACGTCAAATTGACCGCGAGCAGCCAGCGTGCCAGCCAAGAGGTGGGCGAAGTCACCGAGATCCTTCTCCGCGGTCGATGCAACGACTGCAAGTAGGGCACCGCCGCTTGACGCTGGCCCATCGAAACCGGTCTGTTGGAGCAAACGGTTTTTACGTCAGTGTTGGCGAACTCAACGACTCGCCTTCTTGCGGCAGGTCGTACTGGATCCATTCGGGACTCAGATGAAAATCGACCGAGTCCAAACGGCCGGGGCCGAGGTTTTTGTAGGAGTGGGGCACGTTCGCCGGGCCAATCACCAG containing:
- a CDS encoding Fur family transcriptional regulator, encoding MKRQSSSTDSTKDVIRAVGLRATPARLATLQMLREAVSPMTHAEVAERLAENGVDKATAFRNLNDMTDAGLLRRTELGDHVYRFEEIRPGEDSDAHPHFLCTVCGTVSCLDNVKLTASSQRASQEVGEVTEILLRGRCNDCK
- a CDS encoding choice-of-anchor M domain-containing protein yields the protein MNRFIITSARICLVGVVFAFAGNAAADVVEYSAGHSDIGLAYEDGELHLHYHFGSDAILDGNPTGVVGGVEYDPSEAVVRVTNDALYAGGAPGPISFLGLDTGDPVWILPQSNAGGLPFLGIATEELDAPFNSASFEMTGFSGPGQFALWQGGFTPSVFMQTNDGVIGGPSDTLSIAGVGSHDHYNWGFTEEGVYDIQLTATAFNSSLPGGFATDTGTFRFVVGNVTAIPEPSSFAAIALAATGFLVRRRRA
- a CDS encoding ArsR/SmtB family transcription factor, which encodes MLSSRAKPKPTDDDSPSCRDVDHEHLPVGVNDSACERAAAIFRALGDPQRLRLLIMLEARSCCVSELARALDEPLPAISQRLRVLKSERVVRSRREGKHVYYSLADGHISRLVTNGVMHAMEDV